TGCATCGCAAATGTTTGCGCATTTTGATATAGAAAAATCATTAAAAGGAGACATTCCGCATAAATTAAATTCGCTTTTGCCTTTAGATATCGTCGTGTACAATGTATTTGAGGTTGATGATGAAAAACACGCCCGTTTTGGAGCACTTAGCAGAAGTTACGAATATAAAATATGGTTGGGTAGAAATCCTTTTTTGTTAGATTTTTCTTGGCAAATTCATTCTCAAGATTTAAATGTAGATTTAATGAATGAAGCCGCAAAATTATTATTAGAATATACAGATTTTCAAACGTTTTCTAAGGTAAAGACAGATGTATATACTTACAATTGTAATGTTACAGAAGCTTTGTGGAAACAAGACGGAAAAGAATTGGTTTTTTATATTACTGCAAACCGTTTTTTAAGAAATATGGTCAGAGCCATTGTAGGTACTTTGGTTGATGTTGGTTTGGGCAAAATAACAAAAGACGATTTCAGAAAAATTATAGAGAGTAAAAATAGAGGTAATGCAGGCTTATCAGTTCCTGCAAAAGGATTATTTTTAACACAAATAAAATATTAAATTTTGGCAAATAAAACAGGTAAAGCTTTTGATTTACAAATCTTTTTAAGATTAATGTCTTATGCAAAACGCTATAAATTAAATTTTTTTATAGCAGTTTCTTCTACTATTTTATTAGCCTTTGTAGCTCTGCTTAACCCTTTTTTAATAAAAGAAACTGTAGATAAATATATTACAGAAAAAGACACGCAAGGTCTTATTAATAATATTTTATTAATGTTTGCAGTAATACTTGTAGAGGTGTTATTGCGTTTTACATTTATTTATTTTGCAAATTGGGTTGGTCAGCATATTATTAGAGATATTAGAGCAAAAACGTTTAGACATATTTTACAATTTAAAATGTCTTATTTTGATACCAATTCGGTAGGTAAATTGGTAACAAGAGTAGTTTCTGATATAGAAACCATTGCCGCTTTTTTTGCTACAGGAGTCTTTACTATTGTTAGTGATATTTTACAAATGTTTGCGGTGGCTGCTTTAATGTTTTTCTTAAATTGGAAGTTGGCTTTAATTGCATTAGCCGTTTTACCTATTTTAATTTATGCCACAAGAGTCTTTCAACAAGCTATAAAAGCTACGTTTCAAGAAGTTAGAAACCAAGTAGCAAACCTAAATGGTTTTGTACAAGAAAGAGTTACCGGAATGAAAATTGTACAGCTCTTTAATAGAGAGAAGATTGAGTATAAGAATTTTATGAACATTAATAATAAGCATAAAGAAGCTTATGTAAAAACCATTTGGTATTTTTCAATTTTCTTTCCTATTGCAGAAAT
The nucleotide sequence above comes from Polaribacter butkevichii. Encoded proteins:
- the truA gene encoding tRNA pseudouridine(38-40) synthase TruA, whose translation is MRYFIELSYNGKNYHGWQIQPDVISVQEKLNKAVSTIFQEKIEVVGAGRTDTGVHASQMFAHFDIEKSLKGDIPHKLNSLLPLDIVVYNVFEVDDEKHARFGALSRSYEYKIWLGRNPFLLDFSWQIHSQDLNVDLMNEAAKLLLEYTDFQTFSKVKTDVYTYNCNVTEALWKQDGKELVFYITANRFLRNMVRAIVGTLVDVGLGKITKDDFRKIIESKNRGNAGLSVPAKGLFLTQIKY